The proteins below are encoded in one region of Corvus hawaiiensis isolate bCorHaw1 chromosome 3, bCorHaw1.pri.cur, whole genome shotgun sequence:
- the MAP1LC3C gene encoding microtubule-associated proteins 1A/1B light chain 3C has product MRAAPGPQPDRPFKLRKSLATRREEVAGIRAKFPTKIPVIVERYHKEKYLPLLDKTKFLVPEELTMAQFITIIRSRMALTATQAFYLLVNNKSLASMSLTMAEVYRDYKDEDGFVYMTYASQEMFGCLLPTAQGKNMECFQET; this is encoded by the exons ATGCGGGCGGCGCCCGGGCCGCAGCCGGACCGGCCCTTCAAGCTCAGGAAGAGTCTCG CCACCCGGCGGGAAGAAGTAGCAGGGATCCGAGCGAAGTTCCCGACAAAAATCCCG GTAATTGTTGAGAGATACCATAAAGAGAAATACCTTCCTCTCTTGGACAAAACCAAGTTTCTGGTTCCCGAGGAGCTGACCATGGCACAGTTCATAACCATCATCAG GAGCAGGATGGCTCTAACAGCTACACAAGCTTTCTACCTGCTGGTGAACAACAAAAGCCTAGCCAGTATGTCCTTGACAATGGCAGAAGTGTACAGGGACTACAAAGATGAAGATGGCTTTGTGTATATGACCTATGCTTCCCAGGAGATGTTTGGATGCTTATTACCCACTGCCCAAGGGAAAAATATGGAATGCTTTCAGGAAACTTAA